The proteins below are encoded in one region of Planctopirus limnophila DSM 3776:
- a CDS encoding DUF4339 domain-containing protein: MSNQWFVKIDGKAQGPLNELQIRKLMKMGRIEPDTEVRPESGGAWMTAAEAIQILDQGTNTIDPIEALIDNVLGTSTPTPPTTLSDQDFSQNSPSDSETPAKKASVTPPIPQVPTASVPQPVRNQLPKWSGIAKDDVPKYGELETYGWLSAILGVLIMVSSIMISFAEANNERATQGSVFVILLFGFLQAVAFLTASALIRGFRHGLQDLRKITICAEHTAKRA, translated from the coding sequence ATGTCGAATCAGTGGTTTGTCAAAATAGATGGAAAAGCTCAAGGGCCACTCAACGAATTGCAGATTCGTAAACTCATGAAGATGGGACGAATTGAACCTGATACTGAAGTGCGTCCAGAAAGTGGTGGTGCCTGGATGACTGCTGCTGAAGCAATCCAGATTCTGGATCAGGGAACCAATACCATTGATCCCATAGAAGCCTTGATTGACAACGTCCTGGGGACATCAACGCCAACTCCGCCGACAACATTGTCGGATCAGGATTTCTCCCAGAACTCTCCCTCAGACTCGGAGACTCCTGCGAAGAAAGCTTCAGTCACTCCACCAATTCCACAGGTTCCAACAGCATCTGTTCCACAACCAGTAAGAAATCAACTCCCAAAGTGGTCAGGGATTGCAAAAGATGACGTTCCCAAATACGGAGAACTGGAAACCTACGGCTGGCTATCAGCAATCCTGGGAGTGTTGATCATGGTGAGTTCGATCATGATCAGCTTTGCAGAGGCTAACAACGAGCGTGCAACGCAAGGTTCAGTGTTTGTCATACTTCTGTTTGGGTTCCTCCAGGCTGTCGCATTCCTCACTGCTTCAGCACTGATCCGAGGATTTCGTCATGGTTTGCAGGATCTTCGCAAAATCACCATTTGCGCCGAACACACTGCCAAGCGTGCCTGA
- a CDS encoding type I restriction endonuclease subunit R, with protein sequence MINPYTEDALVEQPTIALFQELGYATVNGFAEKVGANATLGRETTSDVILWPRLKSALEKLNPSLPDDAVQLAIEELGKDRSAAAPAQANRDVYKLLKEGVKVSYADENGDDVDETVRVIDWNQPANNDFLLVSQFWISGTVYKRRTDLIGFVNGLPLLFIELKKTHGRLEQAFSGNLQDYKTTIPQLFWYNALVILSNGSEAKIGSLTAGLEHFADWKRINSEGEKGIISLETLIRGTCEKTKFLDLVENFTLFDESKGQLYKITAKNHQFLGVNNATSALNQIQSNQGRLGVFWHTQGSGKSYSMAFFAQKVLRKVPGNWTFLVITDRTELDGQIYRNFRNTGVATEECQAQSGEHLKQLLQEDHRFIFTLIQKFGTKKGQTYPKLSDRSNIIVMTDEAHRSQYDTLALNMRNALPNAAFIGFTGTPLMAGEEKTKEVFGDYVSIYNFRQSVEDGATVRLFYENRIPELQLANENFQDDLDALIESAELNEEQEDLLEREFAREYHLITRDDRLEKVAEDIVAHFLGREGGGKGMVICVDKLTAVKMYEKVQKYWGAFLADLKSQLLVADSIRQPVLQEKIAYMESTDMAVVISQQQNEIQYFQEKGFDITVHRARMVNEDLEKKFREPKDPFRLVFVCAMWLTGFDAPCVSTVYLDKPMKNHTLMQTIARANRVFGEKTNGLIVDYVGVFRDLQKALAIFGTAASGQAQEGECPIEKKTMLVEALHEAIAEARAFCDSRGVSLERVIDANPESFHKAAELAQAAHLLVEAEVVEAVDDAVEKIILNDDLKKQFLFHVAQVVKLYKAILPDPRANEFAAIKTCLVVLAEKIRNLTDKANIDDLLDQVGELLDESISTVGYVIHATEETSLIDLSEVDFEALKAHFSKGRKHTEAEKLKALVSQKLTRMVQLNKSRIELLDKFKTLIEEYNKGMDVEAFFAKLMAFAKDLKEEDKRGVSEQLTEEELAIFDILMRPELDLTPAERKQVKQVARRVLQSLKQAKLVLDWRKKQRTRADVYSTVKEVLDDLPRPFTPELYSQKCDNVYQHVYDSYQGEGLSLYSTL encoded by the coding sequence ATGATCAATCCTTACACTGAAGATGCACTGGTTGAACAGCCCACGATAGCCCTGTTTCAGGAACTGGGTTATGCCACGGTGAATGGCTTTGCCGAGAAAGTGGGAGCCAACGCCACGCTGGGACGGGAAACCACCAGTGATGTGATTCTCTGGCCCCGGCTGAAATCTGCATTAGAGAAACTGAATCCCAGCCTGCCGGATGATGCCGTTCAACTGGCTATTGAGGAACTGGGAAAAGACCGCAGTGCCGCCGCTCCTGCTCAGGCCAACCGAGACGTTTACAAACTCCTCAAGGAGGGCGTGAAAGTCTCTTATGCCGATGAGAATGGAGACGATGTGGATGAAACCGTGCGGGTGATCGATTGGAATCAGCCCGCCAACAACGATTTTCTGCTGGTCTCTCAGTTCTGGATTTCGGGAACAGTTTACAAACGACGGACAGACCTGATCGGCTTTGTGAATGGCCTGCCACTACTTTTCATTGAGTTAAAGAAGACTCACGGCAGGCTGGAGCAGGCCTTTTCAGGCAACCTTCAAGACTACAAAACCACCATTCCTCAGCTCTTCTGGTACAACGCTCTGGTGATCCTCTCCAACGGGAGTGAAGCCAAGATTGGCAGTCTGACGGCAGGGTTGGAGCATTTTGCCGATTGGAAAAGGATCAACAGTGAAGGAGAGAAAGGGATTATCTCTCTGGAAACATTGATTCGGGGAACGTGTGAGAAAACGAAGTTTCTGGATCTCGTGGAGAACTTCACCCTCTTTGATGAGTCGAAAGGTCAGCTCTATAAGATTACTGCCAAGAATCATCAGTTTCTGGGAGTGAATAATGCCACATCAGCTCTCAACCAGATTCAATCCAATCAAGGACGGTTAGGGGTTTTCTGGCACACTCAGGGAAGCGGCAAATCGTATTCCATGGCTTTCTTTGCGCAGAAAGTCCTTCGGAAAGTTCCCGGCAACTGGACGTTTCTGGTCATTACCGACCGCACGGAACTGGATGGCCAGATTTACCGCAACTTCCGCAATACGGGAGTGGCCACTGAAGAGTGTCAGGCCCAGAGTGGAGAACATCTGAAGCAACTTCTTCAGGAAGATCACCGGTTTATCTTCACCCTGATTCAAAAGTTCGGCACCAAGAAAGGTCAGACGTACCCGAAACTTTCCGACCGCAGCAACATCATCGTCATGACTGATGAGGCTCACCGCTCCCAATATGACACGTTGGCTTTGAATATGCGGAACGCCTTGCCGAATGCGGCGTTTATCGGGTTCACCGGAACTCCGCTGATGGCTGGTGAGGAGAAGACCAAAGAAGTCTTTGGGGATTATGTTTCCATCTATAACTTCCGCCAGTCCGTGGAGGATGGTGCCACTGTCCGGTTGTTTTACGAAAACCGGATTCCCGAACTGCAACTGGCCAATGAAAACTTCCAGGACGATCTGGACGCTCTGATTGAATCGGCTGAACTCAATGAAGAGCAGGAAGATTTGCTGGAACGGGAATTTGCCCGTGAATATCACCTGATTACCCGAGACGACCGCCTGGAAAAAGTGGCGGAAGACATTGTGGCCCATTTTCTGGGACGTGAGGGTGGCGGCAAGGGAATGGTGATCTGTGTCGATAAGCTCACCGCAGTGAAGATGTATGAGAAAGTCCAGAAATACTGGGGTGCGTTTCTGGCAGATCTGAAGTCTCAATTGCTGGTGGCCGATTCAATCCGTCAGCCTGTATTACAAGAGAAAATTGCTTACATGGAATCCACGGATATGGCCGTGGTGATTTCTCAGCAGCAGAACGAAATTCAATACTTCCAGGAGAAAGGCTTTGATATCACCGTGCATCGGGCACGCATGGTGAATGAGGATCTGGAAAAGAAGTTCCGGGAACCCAAAGACCCTTTCCGTCTGGTTTTTGTCTGTGCCATGTGGCTGACGGGCTTTGATGCTCCGTGTGTCTCTACGGTTTACCTGGATAAGCCGATGAAGAATCACACACTCATGCAGACGATTGCCCGAGCCAATCGGGTGTTTGGAGAAAAAACCAACGGTCTGATTGTGGATTATGTGGGCGTTTTTCGTGACCTGCAAAAAGCATTGGCCATTTTCGGTACAGCAGCATCAGGGCAGGCCCAGGAGGGTGAATGCCCGATTGAGAAAAAGACGATGCTGGTGGAAGCTCTCCACGAAGCCATTGCGGAAGCCAGAGCGTTTTGTGATTCACGCGGCGTGAGCTTGGAAAGAGTGATTGACGCCAACCCGGAGAGTTTTCACAAAGCTGCGGAACTGGCCCAGGCCGCTCATTTGCTGGTGGAAGCCGAAGTGGTGGAAGCCGTGGATGATGCTGTTGAAAAAATCATCCTCAATGATGACCTGAAGAAGCAGTTTTTGTTTCATGTGGCCCAGGTGGTGAAGCTTTACAAAGCCATATTGCCTGACCCCAGAGCCAACGAGTTTGCGGCAATCAAAACGTGTCTGGTGGTTCTGGCAGAGAAAATCCGCAATCTGACCGACAAAGCCAACATTGATGATTTGCTGGATCAAGTGGGAGAACTGCTGGATGAATCTATTTCCACTGTTGGCTATGTGATCCATGCCACAGAAGAGACTTCATTGATTGATTTGAGCGAAGTTGATTTTGAGGCGTTGAAGGCTCATTTCAGTAAAGGCCGGAAACATACGGAAGCAGAAAAGCTGAAAGCATTGGTGAGCCAGAAACTCACCAGAATGGTTCAACTCAACAAATCCCGCATTGAGCTGTTGGATAAGTTCAAGACGCTGATTGAAGAGTACAACAAAGGAATGGATGTTGAAGCTTTCTTTGCCAAGCTGATGGCGTTTGCCAAAGACTTAAAGGAAGAGGATAAGCGGGGTGTATCCGAGCAACTGACTGAGGAAGAACTGGCCATTTTTGATATCCTCATGCGGCCCGAGTTAGACCTGACACCAGCCGAGCGGAAGCAAGTAAAGCAGGTGGCGCGTCGGGTACTGCAATCTCTAAAGCAAGCCAAGTTGGTTCTGGATTGGCGAAAGAAGCAGAGAACGCGAGCCGACGTGTACTCCACTGTAAAGGAAGTGCTGGATGATCTTCCGAGGCCATTCACACCAGAGCTTTACAGCCAGAAGTGTGACAATGTCTACCAGCATGTTTATGACAGCTATCAGGGAGAAGGATTGAGCCTGTATTCGACACTTTGA
- a CDS encoding restriction endonuclease subunit S — protein sequence MNMPPNGWTTDALSNLVTFKTGKLNSNAAVSNGAYPFFTCSQETLRTNTFAFDTECVLLAGNNANGIYPLKYFHGRFDAYQRTYVVTPQDCTRLNTRFLYYSMWPLLEHLQSISTGAATKFLTLTILNGLQLTFPSEPVQRKIAGILSAYDDLIENNTRRIAILEEMAQAIYREWFVHFRFPGHENTLLVDSPLGKIPEGWQVKRLDSICERITSGGTPRTNVNEYWDGDIPWLSSGETGNTFITETEKKITQEGVTNSSTRFARSGCTVIASAGQGKTRGQTSMLCLDCYINQSTIAVTADGKQTTDSFLFFDLVQRYDQFRQISDGSSRGSLTTKLIADLEIILPQPFLIQKFDVLTTPVVKHIENILRKNKILRKTRDLLLPKLISGELDVESLEIDFDEPTFQQPEVEKVIQPPKPQIVSSPTAETGTPYKDDAAILCLLLQELLHLAPDRPNNEFVIQKHMFGLKHLRRHAINSKFVAQKAGPWSQELRHKAVFAAAGFDWLRFDNQGKILLPGRKFTKGVEYAKSLLGEKAALVTEFVQDLSKFGKSGLGKWMTIFKVVCDLHDAGQPITRQNIQTGIDNWPGKRDKNNFSVENVDDTISKMVRQKWFTLQAGS from the coding sequence ATGAATATGCCTCCAAATGGCTGGACGACAGACGCCCTTAGCAATCTAGTGACTTTCAAGACGGGCAAGCTGAATTCAAATGCTGCTGTATCAAACGGTGCATATCCCTTTTTTACATGCTCGCAAGAGACGCTTCGCACAAACACTTTTGCCTTCGATACAGAATGTGTGTTACTCGCCGGAAACAATGCCAACGGCATATATCCACTAAAGTATTTTCACGGACGATTTGACGCGTATCAACGCACGTATGTTGTTACGCCACAAGATTGCACGCGACTCAACACGCGTTTCCTTTACTACTCTATGTGGCCCTTGCTTGAACATTTGCAAAGTATATCCACAGGTGCCGCAACCAAGTTCTTGACTTTAACAATTTTGAACGGTTTACAGTTGACATTTCCATCCGAGCCAGTCCAACGCAAAATTGCGGGGATTCTTTCGGCGTATGATGATCTGATTGAGAACAACACCCGGCGAATTGCCATTCTGGAAGAGATGGCCCAGGCCATTTACCGGGAATGGTTCGTCCACTTCCGCTTCCCAGGCCACGAAAACACCCTGCTCGTCGATTCCCCACTCGGCAAAATCCCTGAGGGTTGGCAGGTTAAACGATTGGATTCAATTTGCGAAAGAATTACTAGCGGAGGGACACCAAGAACTAATGTCAATGAATACTGGGATGGTGATATTCCGTGGCTATCATCCGGCGAAACCGGAAACACCTTTATTACAGAGACTGAAAAGAAAATCACACAGGAGGGCGTGACTAATTCAAGTACCCGTTTTGCACGATCTGGCTGCACTGTTATTGCAAGTGCGGGCCAAGGCAAGACTCGTGGCCAAACGTCGATGCTTTGCCTAGATTGCTACATCAATCAGTCAACAATTGCTGTAACGGCTGATGGTAAGCAAACTACTGATAGTTTTTTATTTTTTGATTTAGTGCAAAGGTATGACCAGTTCCGGCAGATCTCTGACGGTAGCTCTCGTGGAAGTCTGACAACAAAATTGATAGCGGATCTTGAAATTATTCTTCCGCAACCATTTTTAATTCAGAAGTTTGACGTTCTTACAACCCCCGTAGTAAAGCACATTGAAAATATCCTTAGAAAAAACAAAATCCTTCGCAAAACCCGTGACCTCTTACTTCCCAAACTCATCAGCGGTGAACTGGATGTTGAGTCTCTGGAAATCGATTTTGATGAACCGACCTTTCAACAGCCGGAAGTAGAAAAAGTTATCCAACCGCCAAAGCCGCAAATTGTTTCATCTCCGACTGCCGAAACAGGTACACCTTACAAAGACGATGCGGCGATTCTGTGCTTGTTACTGCAAGAGCTTCTTCATCTGGCACCAGATAGACCAAACAACGAGTTTGTCATTCAGAAGCACATGTTCGGCCTGAAACATCTCCGCAGGCATGCCATCAATTCAAAATTTGTCGCCCAGAAGGCTGGCCCCTGGTCACAGGAACTTCGCCATAAAGCGGTCTTTGCCGCCGCTGGCTTTGATTGGTTGCGATTTGATAATCAGGGGAAAATTCTGCTTCCCGGTCGGAAATTCACAAAAGGTGTTGAATACGCAAAATCTCTTCTGGGAGAGAAAGCAGCCCTTGTGACGGAGTTCGTGCAGGATCTCTCCAAATTCGGGAAGAGTGGCCTGGGGAAATGGATGACCATTTTTAAGGTCGTCTGTGATCTTCACGACGCTGGCCAACCCATCACGCGGCAGAATATCCAAACTGGAATCGACAACTGGCCCGGGAAGCGAGACAAAAACAATTTCTCTGTTGAGAATGTGGACGACACGATTTCAAAGATGGTGCGTCAGAAGTGGTTCACGTTGCAGGCAGGATCGTAG
- a CDS encoding type I restriction-modification system subunit M — MANGHTEIERRLWASADELRANSKLKSSEYSVPVLGLIFLRYADHRFTQAERELNVLFAKKSGSRRAIGKEDFQAKGVMFLPPESRFSALLELPEGEDIGKAITTAMKAIEKENEELKGILPKTYSKIENTTLVSLLKNLSSIPVDAEGDTFGKIYEYFLGNFARAEGQKGGEFFTPTSLVKLIVEIIQPYHGRIYDPACGSGGMFVQSADFIKAHHNNPAVEISIYGQERVDETRQLCQMNLAVHGLSGDIRQGNTYYEDPHESVGKFDFVMANPPFNVDKVDKEKLKEDPRFPLGMPRADNANYLWIELFYSSLNATGRAGFVMANSAADARQSEMEIRQKLLKAHVVDVMIAIGPNFFYTVTLPCTLWFLDKGKSNLSGKGSQRKEQVLFIDARHIFRQVDRAHRKFSPKQLEYIANIVRLYRGEQPEFTAGDDLEFPGVEPDLKATFPKLKYADVAGLCKIATLQEIEAQGWSLNPGRYVGVADKAPDDFVFAERLEELSEELEVLNSEARELEERIAVNVVKLLEAAL; from the coding sequence ATGGCCAACGGACACACCGAAATAGAACGCCGCTTGTGGGCTTCCGCAGATGAATTGCGGGCTAACAGCAAACTGAAATCGTCCGAGTATTCGGTTCCCGTGCTGGGGCTGATCTTCCTGCGGTATGCCGATCACCGGTTTACCCAGGCCGAACGAGAACTGAATGTTCTCTTTGCGAAAAAGAGCGGCAGCCGTCGGGCTATTGGCAAAGAAGATTTTCAAGCCAAAGGGGTGATGTTCCTCCCGCCAGAATCCCGCTTCTCCGCTCTGCTGGAACTTCCCGAAGGTGAAGACATCGGCAAGGCCATCACTACGGCTATGAAAGCCATTGAAAAAGAGAACGAAGAACTCAAAGGCATTCTTCCCAAAACTTACAGCAAAATTGAGAACACCACGCTGGTCTCTCTGCTCAAAAATCTTTCCTCCATCCCTGTGGATGCCGAAGGAGATACGTTCGGGAAGATTTACGAATACTTCCTGGGGAACTTTGCCCGAGCCGAAGGTCAAAAAGGGGGTGAGTTCTTTACTCCCACCTCATTGGTGAAACTGATTGTCGAAATCATTCAACCTTACCATGGCCGCATATACGATCCTGCCTGTGGTTCAGGCGGAATGTTTGTGCAATCGGCTGACTTCATCAAAGCTCACCACAACAACCCTGCTGTCGAGATTTCGATCTACGGACAAGAACGCGTGGATGAAACCCGTCAGCTATGCCAGATGAACTTGGCAGTTCACGGCTTATCAGGAGACATCCGCCAGGGGAACACCTATTACGAAGACCCTCATGAATCCGTGGGCAAGTTTGATTTCGTGATGGCCAATCCTCCCTTCAATGTGGACAAAGTCGATAAGGAGAAGCTTAAGGAAGATCCCCGGTTTCCTTTGGGAATGCCCCGAGCCGACAATGCCAATTACCTGTGGATTGAGTTGTTCTACTCGTCATTGAATGCCACAGGCCGGGCTGGCTTTGTCATGGCCAACAGTGCCGCCGATGCCCGGCAATCCGAAATGGAAATCCGCCAGAAGCTGCTCAAGGCTCATGTGGTGGATGTGATGATTGCCATTGGCCCGAACTTCTTCTACACGGTCACGTTGCCCTGCACGCTCTGGTTCCTCGATAAAGGGAAAAGCAATCTCAGCGGGAAAGGTTCCCAGCGGAAAGAGCAGGTGCTCTTCATTGATGCTCGGCACATCTTCCGGCAGGTGGATCGTGCCCACCGCAAATTCAGCCCGAAGCAACTCGAATACATTGCCAATATCGTGCGGCTCTATCGTGGTGAACAACCCGAATTCACCGCTGGAGACGACCTGGAGTTTCCTGGAGTCGAACCAGACCTGAAAGCCACCTTCCCGAAGCTGAAGTATGCGGATGTGGCTGGACTCTGCAAAATCGCCACACTCCAGGAAATTGAAGCCCAGGGCTGGAGTTTGAACCCAGGCCGGTATGTGGGAGTTGCCGACAAAGCCCCGGACGATTTTGTGTTTGCCGAACGGCTGGAAGAACTGAGTGAAGAACTGGAAGTTCTCAACAGTGAAGCCCGTGAGTTGGAAGAACGAATTGCCGTTAACGTCGTCAAATTGTTGGAGGCAGCATTATGA
- a CDS encoding helix-turn-helix domain-containing protein: MAIIPPEPATNLEPIITGSAPAGGEATPASKLNAWPEEIKEKLLNTATPLEQRIIRFFWERKHASDIQSLIDAAWGDKPDTSVETVKKAIQRLNLKFADNLTISFHPSTDRVQFELLKHSGNSQQPDKSADKF, encoded by the coding sequence GTGGCAATCATTCCGCCTGAGCCAGCCACAAACCTGGAGCCAATCATTACAGGCAGTGCTCCAGCAGGTGGAGAAGCAACGCCAGCCAGCAAACTCAACGCATGGCCTGAAGAAATCAAAGAAAAATTGTTGAATACTGCAACGCCTCTTGAGCAGCGGATTATCAGGTTTTTCTGGGAGAGAAAGCACGCATCCGACATTCAAAGTCTAATTGATGCTGCCTGGGGAGATAAGCCAGACACTTCGGTTGAAACTGTGAAAAAGGCAATTCAGCGGCTCAATCTGAAATTTGCAGACAACCTGACAATTTCGTTTCATCCCAGCACAGACCGAGTTCAGTTCGAGCTATTGAAGCATTCAGGCAATTCCCAGCAGCCGGACAAATCAGCGGACAAATTTTAG
- a CDS encoding helix-turn-helix domain-containing protein, which yields MSSVTAASPADDFHSNPNEKLLISAKEAARRLSISERSLWSLTNQRRIPTIRIGRSVRYSVIGLEEWIRQSTQSQYRGGGSRT from the coding sequence ATGTCCAGTGTAACCGCAGCCAGCCCAGCCGATGATTTCCACAGCAACCCTAACGAGAAACTTTTGATATCTGCTAAGGAGGCAGCTCGGCGGCTATCTATCAGTGAGCGTAGTCTATGGTCTTTAACGAACCAACGCCGAATTCCCACTATTCGAATCGGACGAAGTGTTCGTTATTCCGTGATTGGCTTGGAAGAGTGGATTCGGCAGTCCACCCAGAGTCAGTACCGGGGGGGAGGTTCCCGAACCTGA